GCATGTAGGTGATCAGGCCGACGGAGCCCTCGCCGATGTCGATGCCTTCATACAGCTTCTGGGCCGTGGACATGGTCTTGCGCGCCGAAAAGCCCAGTTTGCGGCTGGCTTCCTGCTGCAGGGTGCTGGTGGTGAAAGGCGGAGCCGGATTGCGCCTTTTCTGTTTCTGCACCAGGTCGGCGACCTGGCAGTTCTCCTGAATCAGGGCGCTGACCAGCTCTTTGGCCTGCGTTTCATTGCTGATGGCGAACTTGTCCAGTTTCTCGCCGTCAACGGAGAAGAGACGCGCGGCGAAAGCCTGACCACCGGTCGATTCAAGGCGGGCTTCGATGGTCCAATATTCCCGCGCCTCGAAGGACTCGATCTCCTTTTCCCGTTCGCAGATCAGGCGCAGGGCGACGGACTGCACGCGCCCGGCCGAGAGGCCGTAGCGGATTTTCTTCCACAGGAAGGGAGAGAGATTGAAGCCGACCAGGTAGTCGAGAATCGAACGGGCCTGTTGGGCGTCGACGAGATCTTTGGCGATAGTGCGGGGTTCGGCCATGGCCTTCTGGATGGCGTCCTTGGTGATCTCGTGGAAGGTCACCCGCCTGACCTTGGGGGCGCTGGAGTCTTCATCGATGTCCAGAGCCTTCAGCAGATGCCAGGCAATGGCTTCCCCCTCGCGGTCCAAGTCAGTGGCCAGAATCAGTTCATCGCTCTTTTCCACTTCCTTCTTGAGCAGGTCGATCTGCTTACGGCTTTCCGGCAGCACCTGGTAGCGCGGTTGGAAATCGTGCTCCACATCGACGGAGCCCTGTTTGCTCGGCAGGGCGCGTACGTGTCCGTAAGAGGCCAGTACTTTGAAGCCCGGGCCGAGAAACTTCTCGATTGTTTTCGCTTTTGCGGGTGATTCGACGATCACCAGAGACCTTGACATGATACCTCGTAAAATGAAAAAGGCTGCAGGTTCCGCCCGCAGCCTCTGTCGGTTCAGTGGTAAAGTTGCGCCCAGTCGTCTTCCATGATGAAGTCGGCATCGCGCAGCCAGGCGTCCTGGGAGTGGGTAAAGAGGGTGAGGGCGGTGATGGTTTTGATCTCTTTGAGCGACACCTCGTCTTCCGCCATCTGCAGAGCCCGTTCGATAATCTCTTCCTGAGCTTCGTCGCCGATGAGTCCCAGCCCGCGCAGCTTGATGAGGTAGCCGCGGGCTTCAGAGGAGAGGGCGCGGATTTCTTCCGGGGTGAAGATGCGCTGCGTTGGCAGGGTCAGGGAAGCGGGGCCGCGGCCTTCCTGCTCGAAAGAGGTCTTGTTCATCCAGCTGAAGGCGGCATCGATTTCTTCCACCTCGAACCCCTCGGCCAGAAGCTCCTCGACGATATCGTTGTCTGAGAGCTGATCTCTCATCTCCAGGACATACTGGGCAATAATGCTGACAATGGCCAGAACACGTTCTCTCAAGCAATCTCCTGTTCTGATGGGACGATTTCAGCCCCCGACGGCGCGTATGTAACGCATCCCGGGTAGCTGCGTGACACCTCCCCGGAGTTCCAGGTGCAGTAAAATAGCGGAAAGATCCATGAGTGTCAAGCCGCATTTCCGTGATAATTCATCGATGTGCAGCGGTTCTGCCGCCAGCAGGCGGAAGACTTTTCCGGCCGTTTCATCGAGGGAGGCCGCGAAGGAATCCTCCTGCTGCCGGGCCTGACGGGTCGGTGTGTCGGGCCACAATACTTCAAGGATATCCGCTGCTTCCGTGACGACCCGGGCGCCCTCCTTGATCAGGCGATTGGTGCCGGCGCTGGTGGGAGCGTGGACAGCGCCTGGCACCGCAAAGACCTCCCGCCCCTGTTCGAGGGCGAAATCGACCGTGATGAGCGAACCGCTGCCTTCGGCGGCCTCCACGACCAGTACGCCTTTGGACAGGCCGCTGATGATGCGGTTGCGGCCGGGGAAGTGCCCGGGCAGAGGGGGTGTGCCCGGGGCATGTTCGGTAAGGACGGCGCCCTGCCCCAGGATGGCATGGAAGAGGCGGCTGTTCTCCGGTGGATAGACGCGGTCGATGCCGCAGCCCAGCACGGCGACGGTCAGTCCCTCCCCGCGCAGGGCGCCGGTGTGGGCGGCGGAGTCGATGCCCCGGGCCAGACCGCTGACGATAGGGATGTCTCGTGCGGACAGGTCGGCAGCCAGGTTCTCGGTGAAGCGCAGGGAGGCGGCGGTGGCCCGCCGCGAGCCGACCATGGCGAAGCCGTCCTGGACGGGAAGCTGGCCCCGCACATAGAGCAGGGCGGGTGGGTCGTGAATGGAGCGCAGCAGGGCGGGGTAGCGCTCGTCCGCCCACAGGCTCAGAATGCTCACGCCGAGCCGGTCCAGCTGTCGGGCCGTTTCCGCCAGCGCAGGGCTGTTGGTAGGCAGGCGGCCTTTGGCGACGTTCTCGCGAATCCGGGCGTTGGCGACCCAGGCTGTCGGCGTGGCCTCCAGGATGGCTTCAAGAGAACCGAAGGCCTCGACCAATCGAAACAGGCCGACGCGCCCCAGCCCAGGGGTAAGATGCAGACGGAGCCAGCCGAATTCTTCCGTTGTCAAAAAGGCCTCCTTCCGGGGAAAGCAAAAGGGCTGAAGAATGAACTTCAGCCCTTTTAAGCGGGTCTTATCTGCTGTCGACGCTTACGGCGGCAAATTATTCAGTGAGAGCCGTGACGCGGTCGCCCCGATACATGGGGGCCACGGATTTGAGTACCAGGGCAGAGGCCGACTCGGGTCGGGTTTCGATGACCACGGCCGCGCCCAGCAATACTTCGGGAAGGGTCAGGTTTTTACTCTGGATGGCGAGATCCGAGGCCTCCCGTTCGCGGGTGATGTTCAGCAGA
The sequence above is a segment of the Desulfuromonas sp. KJ2020 genome. Coding sequences within it:
- a CDS encoding DUF494 family protein — protein: MRERVLAIVSIIAQYVLEMRDQLSDNDIVEELLAEGFEVEEIDAAFSWMNKTSFEQEGRGPASLTLPTQRIFTPEEIRALSSEARGYLIKLRGLGLIGDEAQEEIIERALQMAEDEVSLKEIKTITALTLFTHSQDAWLRDADFIMEDDWAQLYH
- the dprA gene encoding DNA-processing protein DprA, with the protein product MTTEEFGWLRLHLTPGLGRVGLFRLVEAFGSLEAILEATPTAWVANARIRENVAKGRLPTNSPALAETARQLDRLGVSILSLWADERYPALLRSIHDPPALLYVRGQLPVQDGFAMVGSRRATAASLRFTENLAADLSARDIPIVSGLARGIDSAAHTGALRGEGLTVAVLGCGIDRVYPPENSRLFHAILGQGAVLTEHAPGTPPLPGHFPGRNRIISGLSKGVLVVEAAEGSGSLITVDFALEQGREVFAVPGAVHAPTSAGTNRLIKEGARVVTEAADILEVLWPDTPTRQARQQEDSFAASLDETAGKVFRLLAAEPLHIDELSRKCGLTLMDLSAILLHLELRGGVTQLPGMRYIRAVGG